CTCTACTCTCCTCTTCCTTTGGCCTCATGTCACAAAAGCCAAAAGCATATGGTTAGAAGGTCTTCGTAAAATGGAAGCGTCCAAACTCTCCTTCAGTCCTGCTGATTCGTGGAGGAGTGTCACATTTCTGTGGTTGACAGGAGCATGCTTGTGTTTGTGGGATAGCTGGAGATAGGGCTCCAAGACTTCTGCATGCTGGGGATGCTATGGAAGTGGTTTAAAACATGGGttttagggacatggttagtgggcatggtggtgatgggttgacggttagactggatgatgttagcagtcttttccaaccttaaagactctgtgattctgttctatgacCATCTCCAGCATGGCTGAGGGTTTGGGGAAGGGCTGGAGAAGAGATCTCAGGGCCAAGGGAACATATCTGGTACAACAGCTCAAAGACTACAGGTAGTGGAAATCTATTAAAAAGGTAATTTTCTGGCTCGCAACTAGAGGAATCGTTTGTTTTTTAAGTCCTTTGGAACAGGTGTGGAAAAGTCTACTGCCACAATGGAAAATATCTGTTAAATTGCTGGAGATGTGTGTCATTCATAAAATGTGTGGTATGTTGGGATTCATGACACTGCAGTAGTGGGTGCTGGGAAGTTCTCTAGTGTCACCTGCACAGGAACTCATGGTTTTAAGAGTCTAGAACTCTGCTGTATTTGTGTTGCCCATGCAGCTTCATAATCCACTTTCAAATTGTCTCTGCTTTGATGGGAGAGGTCTGTCTGCTCAGAACCTGACTGATGTAGGAGCTGCAATGTCCTCATGTCCCATGGGTGCCACAGCCcggcagggatggggagagggggGCACACAGGGCTGTGCAAGCTCTTGGGCTCCTAGGCTATAATTTAACAATTATAGCTATAAACTGTATATCTCTATGCTATTATAGAGCGAGCAATGCCTTACTGCTTGCCTTGGCTGCTTCCACGCAGATTAATCCCCTGTGCTGGCAAAAGTGCATTGTGGAGAACTGGAATTGGATCCAGCTAAAAAGTGGGCAGTTTGGGGATTTTGTGAAGTTGCGTAGCAAGTGGCCATTGCAATGCCTGTGCCACTGAAAATGGAAGGACAGCAGACGGGGAAAacacacagcaggaaaatgcagGACTGCTCTTTGATGGGAGTGTTGGCTTGAACCAGCTTCAGGAGGTTTGTTGAATATTATTGTATTGTTCCTATAAGGTGGGAATGAAATGCATTGTGGAGCGCTGTAAGAAATGGTACTGAGCAAAAGGTCaggtgaaaggaaaatattaaaatataaacattgtTACAAATGATATTCCATCAAGCCATCAAGTTTTACATTTTGTCAGTTTTCGTTTTAAGAATTTGTTGTTAAAGGTTCTGATGTTTATAATCACTAGGTAGGGCTGGCTCTGAGGGTTTTCTGGTATTGTAAAGCTGCAAGTGTAAGCAGAGGGGAACAACTCAGGCGTTTAGGGGCACAGTTTGAAGCTAATGCCCTGCTCTAGGGCTGCTCGTCTTCTCTGTGCCAATCTCCTTCAGACTACTGAGGGCAGTAGTGACAGCAGGGGCTAGCTGGTGCTTTTCTAAAGCTGTCTGAACTCAGGCTGGGACAGTCCCCCCATGCTCCCTCAGCTGCCTACACCTGCCCAGAACTATTTCAGCATGACCCTGTCTGCAGTCAGCAGTCCAGCAGATGGAGCAAATGGCTGAAAAAGTGGAGAGAGAAGCAAAACTTAGTAACTTCATGCTGTTTCAAATGTCACTGTTTGCTAGCTGTTAGCTGTGTACTCCAAATGATATAGCACAGTGCACATTACAGATTGAAAATGGAGTATTTAGAAACCGGGGGGACAATTAAACTGAGGGAAGGGTGAGCAATAGATGAATTACTCTGCACCAGTGCTACTGACCAGGGCAAATGCAGGTCCTGCCTTCTCTGCTGGgatcagagcagcagtgctctgtgctctgggcgtggtggtgctgggctgaGTGTAGAGTTTTGGGATCCTCAAAAACATATTCAGCAAGCAGTGCTGTTGTTCCTTGTGCTGACATTGAGCTCTCAGTGTGTATATGAAGATCAAAGTTAAGTTCACAGCAGGATTTTTCAAAGCTCTTGGGGCTGCCATACAGCACTGAGTCAAGGAAATGGGcctccagcacccagcaccctgcaCACCCTGCACATCTGTTATCATAGCAGCCTGAGACCTTCTGGCCTATGTTGGCCAGGGCATTTGTACATCCTGCACACTTAATAGCTCACTGCTGAATGAGCGTTTTTCTGGGTTATAGGCTGTACATTCACACTGGTGTCTGCTTCTCGTTATTCCACACACATGTTTTGCATGTCAGACAGTCACTGCGAGGCAGGCAGGGCCAGATTTACAACAGACTGTCCATAGCTTTGATAGAAGGCTCTAGGTCCTGGATCAAACTAGAAACTGGGGCAAAGCTTTAAGTGGTTCAGTCTGAGCTTCCTGGCCAGCTCTTGGCCACCACATCTGAGCAGCTTTGTCCTCCAGCAGCATTTTCATGGCCTTATGAAGATGTTTGGCCATAAGGAATTAGGAAGTGAGTGCTGTCTAATATGAAAATTAGCTGCTGGAACAGCTTATCTACTTTCAGTCATGCTGTGTTCTGCTTGGGGCTGCCACTGAAATGCTGGAGACCTTGTCCAAAACAAGAGTTAGTACTCTCTCAGTAGTTCAGTGCTGTGATGTAATGTTCAGGAAAGTGCTTTAAATAGGGCTCTGGAAAGCTTTGAGATGTTCGTATTTCCAGTTAGCAGAGTGTTCTTCCACTTTTGAAGGCCCATCTCCAGTTCACAACAAGAGAGTTTTAATGCCAATATGGCCATGGCAGCAGAGCAATGGAACCTCATTTAGGAACCTGCTGTGCAGGGGGGAAGGTTCTGCCTTCTGGGGCTGACAGCACTGGGAAGTGGAAGAAGCACCTGCAAAGGACTGCTCTGTAAAGTGATATTTCTACTGTTACTTCTGTCTCTCTTCAAATGCAGGGCTCACAAGTCGTTAATTTTCACATCCTTTAAGCCACcctaaaaaaatgttaaagtgATACCTGTACTACTCGGCTGACTGGGGTTATCTTTACTCCATTGCAGCACTTTTCACCAGGAGATCTTGATGTACTTTATAAAGGAGGGCAAGTATTATCATTCTGTTTTACTTAGGAGTGCCTTTTGGAAGGGGTGGAACAGGCAAAGGTAACAGTTACATTTGAATGATCTGTGGGTCCCTTGATTTAAAGTAGATCTGTTCCTGCCAGTCTGAAGTGAGCCATAGTAAGTCATCTGCAGTGAGCAAATTGTACAGGCAAACCACATACTGTACTGTATTAATTAGTTACTCTAGTGAAGTATCCATTCTAAAATACCAAATTCTGTTGACAAATGTAACTCTAGTGACAGACTGTGCTTTTTGTTACAGCTGTCAAGCCTCCCACCCCACCTTCTGTCCAGCCAGGAGAGGACCAGAAAGCGAacaacatagtcaccatcacAGGGATCTCCTTGTGCCTGTTCATCATCTTTGCCACTGTTCTCATCACCCTGTGGAgaaagctctgcagagctcagaagtGCAGCACGGCCGTGCGTCGGAACTCCGTCCATTCCCCTGGCTTCCGGAAAAACTCTGACGAGGAGAACATTTGCCAGGGCAACAAACAGCGGGACAGCTTCACCGAAGGAGGGGATGCCCCCGTTAACATTCCTCTGACCTACAGGCGAAGCCTCCAGTTTGCCCAAGAAGACGATGCCTCTGGAAGTGAGAACTTTCAGCCAAATGCCCAAAAAATAATCCCTCCGATATTCAGCTACCGCCtcgcacagcagcagctgaaagagatgaagaagaagGGCCTGACTGAGACCACCAAGGTGTACCACGTCTCTCAGAATCCCCTCACAGACACGGTTGTTGGTGCCACCACAATGCTTCCCCTGAGTGCAGAAACCCAAGAGGAGGGAGTGGCCAACAAATTTAGGATCAAATCTCCATTTCTGGACCAGTCGGCCGGTCAGCCCAAATTCCTAGGAGAAGGCTGTAACCCAAGGCTGGATTTTCCATTCTCCCAGGCCAGTGCTGCAATGAGCCCCACCCAGACCTTGATAAGAAGAGCTCATTTCAAACACCCCGATAACAGAGGGGAGTTGTCTGAGAGGGGCTGCCACAGAAACCCACAGTTTAGAAGAACAGCCAGCTTCCATGAAACAAAGAAGGCCAGGCCTTTCAGAGAGAGGAGCATGTCCACGCTCACCCCCCGGCAGACTCCTCTTTATACCTCCAGGACCAGGACGTGGGACCAGGGCTTGGAAGACAGGACACGGCCAAAACTGAGGATCGCTAACCCAACCTCTGAAAAGCTGGATCAACCCCACGGCGCTGCGCCGATGTGCGAACCGCAGGGCCATGGCGCGAAAGGCCACCACAGGGCATGTCCACCAGTCAAGAAGCTGGACCTGATCACTGACCGCCAACATGCTGGTCAGGAAAGGGGCCCTGAAAAGCCTGAGCCCAGCCGAAGTAAGCGGGGCCCTTCACCTAACCCCAAAGGTGCGTGGCGGAAGGAAACGGGCTCCGCTGGCAAAGATAATTACCAGAGAGGCCTCACTGTAAGCCCTGCCCAGTACCGAAAGGACAAGTGCCAGAGCTTCCCGGTGGACCCTGAATTTGCCTTTTATGATAATACTACCTTTGGCTTAacagaggcagagcagcaaaTGATTGATCTCCCTGGGTATTTCGGCTCAAATGAAGAGGATGAAAGAAGTACTTTGAGTATCGAGAAGCTCGTGATCTGAGGGGCTCAGCACAAGCCCGCAGTAGGGTCATGTGCGAGAGCGGATCTGCAACATCTGCTGGATTCTGCTGGAAGGAGCAGTGGGAATTATGTTCCTCCGCTTGGAGAAGGAGGGAATTCCCAAAGTCTGACTTGCGGGAACGCATTCCTATATAATTACTGGAAAGTACTTccatataattattttttgtatgtgtgtctAAAAATACGCACATAATACCCTGGGAAAGCTTGTATTAGTGAAGGCGTGACACAGGAGTAATCCACTGGGTTTTATTGCATAAAGCAGTCACCTTTCATGCTTCAGACATAATGAATCCCATTGATCTAGACGTTTCATCTCGTGAAAACCTTGTACTAGTAGATTACAATGTCCTAAGAGATCTATTTTCCAGTATCCCCAAACATCTGTCCTAATTAGTGAATCATTTCCCATTTAGGAAACACAGACCCCAAGCTGTGAGCaatttccataatttttttGTGGTCATTATTGAACTGTGTTGATTGGCTGTAATTGCTGAAACATGTCACGTGTTGGTGTTTCTCTTCTCTGGTTGGGTGAAAGTGCAAGCAGTGCATACCACACATTAGGAGAGAAAATGGAGGGGGTATTTTTCATCATTCAGTACTTTGATATTCCCTTTCTGCCAATATTTATagcaagaaaatacagtgaTGTGCCGATATTTGCAGGAGATAGTAGAAAGGAGCGTGCTAGTGGGAGAggcaaagaaaattattaaattgtAGCCCTCAGAAATGTTACTGGAGTGTTTGAACACCCCTAGTGGGCAGTGGGAGCAGTCTGACCACCCGCCCATTCTGTGATCATCTTGGCCTTTAttgagcattttattttctgtgtcaaTTAATTGACAATAATACTACTACAGAAAGTTCAAAGTAAATGATGAGCACACTCAATGAAGAACACGTTTATTTGGTGAATACCTAgtttgcaaagcaaaaggaaaaaggcttgACAACATCTGTCAGTTCCCAGAGAATCTGAAGGTGATGAAGTGCAGAAGTTACATTGGTGggtttgttttcatgctttaaAATCAGGAATCATAAATCAATGATTACACACTGCTGCAGGAATTCAGAGCTGGGTTGAAACCCCGACTGACAACAGAGACAGAGCTTGGGCCAGCGAGAATGACTCAGAGCGTTTGCTTGGCGTTTGTTGGAGCAGCCGCCTCTTCAGAGTCTGCAGGGACAAGGggagtgctgctgggcaccccaaggaaaggaaagatgctggcagcaggggaTGGGATGAGAGAAGGTAGGTTCGGGCAGAGAACTGCCAGTATTCAAACAGCCCCCATATGCAGCCCGATTTGTACGGCAGGgcttgctgtgctgggaggaggcagGATGTCAGCATTTGGCCGCCAGAGTTGGGCTCTGCAGCCGATGGAAcatcttccagctgctgcctgagcaTGGGGTCTGAGTGTCAGGGTGCTGAGAGCCGCCtcttcccagggctgctccagcactgtgACGTGTTCCCATCAACTGTCGGCTCAGCGTGCTGCTTAGAGCAGTTCAGAACATGTCCGCACTTGAGGACCAATTCAAAGCTAATCAGTGTAAGTGGTCTTTAAATTGACTTACATGAGCTGGAAACCAGATCTCTAAAGCAATTACCTTAGCTTACTTACCACCCCTGTGCTAAGGTAAACCTGGCTGTGCGAAGCGCATTTGCCCTGAAGCAGTGATCTGTCAGCTTCAGAGCTACAGCACTACAAGATGTATTTACAGCTTTGTAAGGCAGGAGACCCTGGAGAAATGGTTGATCAAATGTACTGCGCAAAAACATTCAGGAAGCCTTAATAAAACCTTCAGTGGGAGGTATTTGAGCTTGACAGTAGTCCTCAGATCAAACTAGTACTTGTCTAGTGCCGTTTGACGGTATTTATTAAGATTAAAAGGGTTCTGAAACACTCGATAGGGTTTGCTTTAGGTGCTGTGGGATCCTGCCCAAAGCCTTTTGACTCTTGTGTCTCCAAGAGGCTCACAGCACCAGAAGGGGCCAGCCCTGCTCTAAGCCAGTTACtgtgttcatagaatcacagaaccatagaatggcttgggttagaagggatctcaaggatcatcaagttccaacccacctgccacaggcagggctgccagccactagatcaagtactaggtcaggttgtccagggccccatccaacctggccttaaagCTTTTTGCAGCCTCTTCTCAACATCACACTGCCTCTGGTGACTGCAGTGCATGAGGTGGGCATCACAAATCTAAGGCAACAGTGAATGAGTCAGACTCCTTTCCATCCCAGGCTGACAGATCTTGACCCCGTTTTTTGtctgagagaaaaaacaaaatattggtgCTGACTGAAGGCAGTCCAACTATAATGGCTCTGGATAATGTGCTCCTGAGGCTTTCCATCCCTCATGGCTGTTGGAGGATTGAACTGGGTAACAGCTGTCAGAGTAAGCCCTGttgactgctgctgcttggtaGTCTGACATCAGATGGGTTATTGGCTGCGCAGCGATCTGTCAAACTACTAGTGCTGGCCCTTTGGTGGCACAGCTGATTTCTAGCATGCAGAGTTGAGTTTCCCCAGTCTGCTCTTTACTCTGCATAACTAGCCCTGAAGAATGAAGGCTGAGCATCATACGCCTGCCAGGCGGCCTTAACAAAACCTAAATTTGTTCACATTTATCTGTGTCTTCTGTCTAAACGAAAATTGTCCTTGCTGCTCTCGGTACCACACCACTGGCCGCCTCATTATATCACATGCAAAGGGACTTGTTAGGTTCTCAACATACGGTTAAATCCTTGCACTGATTTTACCATTGTAAAATGCAGAAGGGATCGGTTGGggagttagaatcatagaatcatagagttagataggttggaaaagacctacaagatcacctagtccaaccatccacctaccaccaataaccccagagttggaatagatgacctttaagggtcccttccaacttaattctatgattccatgattccataaaatgaaatagtaaGTGCTAGTTGTTTGCAGCACTTTATTCACAAGGGCAAGCTCATAGCAGAGATACAGGTGCAGGTTTTTCCACATGCACACGCACCAATTCTGGGGAAGAGGGCAGTGATGTGGTCTCACTAGGCATGGACTTCAGGAGAACATATCTCTGGAACACTGGCCCATTGTACACTGGTGTTCACTTTTGCAATCATGGGGATGTCTAGAACAAGTGAGAACAGGATTTACCTCTTGAAAAAGCAGGGGAACCAGACCAAATTATATACTGACTACTTGTATGTCTCTGCATTGTCTCCAGGACAGCTTGAGACatagaaattaaatttactttGCAGACCCCTCTAAACTACCCAGGACAGAAGGTGCCTAAGCACCAGAGATaacaaaagaatgaatttcCTGCGTTATGTGCTTTCTCAAGATTTTCATCCAAACTTCTCTTCAAATTCCTACTGCttaaaaacagatacaaagtgTTAAGTCCTGCTCAGGTGGTTTTATTTCACACTTGTGTCTATGTAATACAAATTATAATGTGTATTGTTCTAAagcaaatacatgaaaaataacctgtttaaaaaaaattgtaattcagaaaaaaataggctCATCCTACAACACGGTAGTTAAATGATTTGCATCAAGTTGATATTACTATTCATTTTGACTTGTTATCAACAActtgtggaaaataaattttcagtattccatttctttcagtcacttatgctttcatttcactCAGATGAGCCAATGAATGCAGTGTGCCTTGTGTTTCAATCACTTTCTGCATTCTGATTCCTCTTTGCTAAGGAAAATGTCTTAgaataagggtggtgaggcactggcacaggctgcccagagaggtggtggatgccctgtccctggagacacccaaggtcaggctggacggggctctgagcacctgatcgagctgtggtgtccctgtttgttgcaggggagttggaccagatggccttcagtggccccttccaactctaattattctatgattcgatgattctaaAGTGGTGTGGTAAATTACATGAGAAGATACAGATGGATCATGATTGCATTTTATGAACTCCCAAGGATATCTGTGCTAATCTTAAATTTAGTAAAATCTGCCTAATTTAAATCTGAGACTTAAATCTAGTTATCAGCACTGTTTCTGATTGCATTAGCATGCCACTGTATGCTATAGAAGTGGCTCTGCGGCATGAAACTGGAGGCAGTGAAAAGCAGCATCAACATTGTCCATGTTGTGGGGGCTTACTTTGAAGTAGCCTTACTTGGAAGTAGTCAGGATGGTTGCTAGCTGTTGGAGCATACCTATcttctggtttggttttgcattCTAGGCGTGTTCTGAAACTAAAGTGTGGCAATTGGTGACCATAGAGAGAGTTGCTTAAAAACATGCTGCTAATCCAAATCAAAACACTAATGAGGGCACACCAGTTGAAATCCAATTCCTTATCACCTCCTGGTTTCTGTTCTTATGTTCTTGTAACTCAGGCACTGACCACTACAATCAAGATGAGAAAGATCTAGCCCTTGAGGAGTACAGGTAGCTAAAAGAACGTGCTTGATCATTCAAGATCCAGAGAGCTTTTCTGAAACACTCTGCAATGAAGTCccaaaaactgctgaaaaagaaagctgtggTTCTTTGTGACTGCGATCCATACATTTTCCATTAGATTGTTGGCTGGCTCTGCTCAAACAACTCACAACTTTCCCCTCATCTAGTAGAAACAGGTGCAACTACAGTTCCCACAGTGCAGTTTTGGCAgttggcagcagcagaaggctggctattaatttacaaaattattttcatcctgTACTTTTTCAATTCTCAATGCAGCAGATTTCAGCTGCCCTGACCGTCCTCACCATCTCCACTCTCACTGTCAACAAAGAATGGAGACCTGATTTTCATGGCCGAGTATTTGAGCGAGTACCACATCCCGTGCCATGTAGACCAAACGATGCCATTGTCATGGGATCCGTTGTACCTTCCTGTTTTGTAGTATCGTCCATTGAGGTTTACAGCGTGGCACCTTGTAACAATGTaggggagggaaaaaggagattATGTTTAGCCTGGGTGGATGTTGCATTATTACAACAAGGCACGACTTTCACACAACATACATTTGGAAATACCATGGATAGGGTTCACTGACAG
The Numida meleagris isolate 19003 breed g44 Domestic line chromosome 1, NumMel1.0, whole genome shotgun sequence genome window above contains:
- the THSD1 gene encoding thrombospondin type-1 domain-containing protein 1 isoform X1 — encoded protein: MKQMLKDFSNLLLVVLCDYVLGEVEDLLLKRPGHVAFSNDTVSVEYHYYSGNETAENLSILLLDASTNKIIARKQLPANQSQGMVEFECFYFTSAGDFLFRMISPSDNSSAAASGRRMSTLHVEWPVFHIDLNKSSEVLGSSLQVGVFTNEQLCAMNETVVSLDVIFTSTLYELGRVSSDEMLGIRTSKGIALSRSQWVEFDCPHVGQEMYITVLLKSLETHSIIASMGPIDLRKFGYRLVVAPEAVCRTLIQVFIVSPPCTSVSGKVVVYKEALKHPSLRTAWLYENTLHPGDNRTEFNCTLFDVGKNKYCFDLYNFSNRSHFPARVKQCMMIQRNMETWSSWQPWSPCSVTCGDGVRERFRECLTSSPTEPGCAGSPKETSLCSLEECLTVKPPTPPSVQPGEDQKANNIVTITGISLCLFIIFATVLITLWRKLCRAQKCSTAVRRNSVHSPGFRKNSDEENICQGNKQRDSFTEGGDAPVNIPLTYRRSLQFAQEDDASGSENFQPNAQKIIPPIFSYRLAQQQLKEMKKKGLTETTKVYHVSQNPLTDTVVGATTMLPLSAETQEEGVANKFRIKSPFLDQSAGQPKFLGEGCNPRLDFPFSQASAAMSPTQTLIRRAHFKHPDNRGELSERGCHRNPQFRRTASFHETKKARPFRERSMSTLTPRQTPLYTSRTRTWDQGLEDRTRPKLRIANPTSEKLDQPHGAAPMCEPQGHGAKGHHRACPPVKKLDLITDRQHAGQERGPEKPEPSRSKRGPSPNPKGAWRKETGSAGKDNYQRGLTVSPAQYRKDKCQSFPVDPEFAFYDNTTFGLTEAEQQMIDLPGYFGSNEEDERSTLSIEKLVI
- the THSD1 gene encoding thrombospondin type-1 domain-containing protein 1 isoform X2, whose protein sequence is MKQMLKDFSNLLLVVLCDYVLGEVEDLLLKRPGHVAFSNDTVSVEYHYYSGNETAENLSILLLDASTNKIIARKQLPANQSQGMVEFECFYFTSAGDFLFRMISPSDNSSAAASGRRMSTLHVEWPVFHIDLNKSSEVLGSSLQVGVFTNEQLCAMNETVVSLDVIFTSTLYELGRVSSDEMLGIRTSKGIALSRSQWVEFDCPHVGQEMYITVLLKSLETHSIIASMGPIDLRKFGYRLVVAPEAVCRTLIQVFIVSPPCTSVSGKVVVYKEALKHPSLRTAWLYENTLHPGDNRTEFNCTLFDVGKNKYCFDLYNFSNRSHFPARVKQCMMIQRNMAVKPPTPPSVQPGEDQKANNIVTITGISLCLFIIFATVLITLWRKLCRAQKCSTAVRRNSVHSPGFRKNSDEENICQGNKQRDSFTEGGDAPVNIPLTYRRSLQFAQEDDASGSENFQPNAQKIIPPIFSYRLAQQQLKEMKKKGLTETTKVYHVSQNPLTDTVVGATTMLPLSAETQEEGVANKFRIKSPFLDQSAGQPKFLGEGCNPRLDFPFSQASAAMSPTQTLIRRAHFKHPDNRGELSERGCHRNPQFRRTASFHETKKARPFRERSMSTLTPRQTPLYTSRTRTWDQGLEDRTRPKLRIANPTSEKLDQPHGAAPMCEPQGHGAKGHHRACPPVKKLDLITDRQHAGQERGPEKPEPSRSKRGPSPNPKGAWRKETGSAGKDNYQRGLTVSPAQYRKDKCQSFPVDPEFAFYDNTTFGLTEAEQQMIDLPGYFGSNEEDERSTLSIEKLVI